In the Deinococcus misasensis DSM 22328 genome, one interval contains:
- a CDS encoding CPBP family intramembrane glutamic endopeptidase yields MTPHEQMITKCVMVSIPILVLVYSFLSVKVKEVELNHITAALFAFLMPVAYWNYVPTAHLWPLMAVYVPFFLASTLLILHSPVKRQPLDGRPMLDKILTQLCRIINEEAFFRGLMFALPMALFPEVPWYWMAVPQALLFAVIHYVPVQSVLKGQTGPLMPFFAAFAFPFFSSMMFAYLVTATQGILLAVIIHWLTNVMIELMFHRLGYCVVFELGLGNKQGYQEVTNPGVT; encoded by the coding sequence ATGACCCCACACGAACAGATGATCACCAAATGCGTGATGGTCAGCATTCCCATCCTGGTGCTGGTGTACAGCTTCCTCTCTGTCAAAGTCAAAGAAGTGGAACTGAACCACATCACCGCAGCCCTCTTCGCATTCCTGATGCCTGTGGCCTACTGGAATTACGTGCCCACAGCCCACCTCTGGCCCCTGATGGCCGTGTATGTTCCTTTCTTTCTGGCTTCCACCCTGCTGATCCTGCACAGCCCGGTCAAAAGGCAACCTCTGGATGGCCGTCCCATGCTGGACAAAATCCTGACCCAGCTTTGTCGCATCATCAACGAAGAGGCCTTTTTCAGGGGCCTGATGTTTGCTTTGCCGATGGCCCTGTTCCCAGAGGTGCCCTGGTACTGGATGGCGGTTCCGCAAGCCCTGCTGTTTGCTGTGATCCACTACGTGCCGGTCCAATCGGTGCTGAAAGGCCAGACCGGACCCCTGATGCCTTTCTTTGCTGCTTTCGCTTTTCCCTTCTTCAGCAGCATGATGTTCGCCTATCTGGTGACCGCCACCCAGGGCATCCTGCTGGCCGTGATCATCCACTGGCTCACCAACGTGATGATCGAACTGATGTTCCACCGGCTCGGGTACTGCGTGGTCTTCGAGCTGGGATTGGGCAACAAGCAAGGTTACCAAGAGGTTACCAACCCAGGGGTGACCTGA
- a CDS encoding helix-turn-helix domain-containing protein gives MPNHPLQFQNWYLSHSEHFQEQTSIEYVGTPEFGINHLIYHQLSGMEAPIWFEITPRVAHDPVLTANTLVDAFNKAAGERLLDHGMEYPYVLNIIKKYTPLFGAHTFVFSGTHLAPEFARAMLELQQEGHTLILIGEERLSDLPILTNEDLRVTRSEAFQLAEPLLLSESQIQDAYDQTRGVFEPLWIRLNELARRPIPLRPTADGFKHPPGYEVDLDPKLLVSLLRKKEKYMEALEIAVPNCPHLVPQFIEEAGSRALLTGAHAHLHVLLEALPRDIKEDEVVMRWRIEAAYLMDKKAEIKEEVLEYLEKHEAPDVRALAVLYMIFDRNLSKQAKRALGEIESLPTLKAKTFLYSYEKEAVFAQPEEPYKALSLAEVESNHLEIIRCVKMISRFSNITFRYKEYLHWSNYGMEIVQSMPNVNANDHLAIVNSCLYSKIIQNRMDGVDSLINEGMALVDKANDESRRYFYSTLADYSFVLKDYEKSLSFWKDLYNKSDRNFRAFYAYEILKNLISMGKLEEAQKFTENLTSTSLGLKNAFKIHAHMAELYFRIHVDDCSYDQLCKLDDMINNTYHSSAYLMLILMKYCFSKKAPAKLISDKEIEIVEKMPKEVIRFYLGDKLYEKYYSVPTKRIDAKFLGKPQIKINGEYVKLPLRQIEILLILSLNSDGLSGDKLMVKLYEDGQDNYGSLKTSISKLRKLINISANPYRISDDFESDITRLIHLIKVGNVQEALKIYSGKLLPESENDYIFETRELIDSSLNNMVIKHKNIDMMISMFDINNDIILLEEIINRMDKNDPRYVILKAKHSQELGNFS, from the coding sequence ATGCCGAATCACCCCTTACAATTTCAGAATTGGTACCTCAGCCACAGCGAACATTTTCAGGAGCAGACCAGCATCGAATATGTCGGCACACCTGAATTTGGCATCAACCACCTGATCTACCATCAACTCTCTGGAATGGAGGCCCCCATCTGGTTCGAAATCACCCCGAGGGTGGCCCACGATCCGGTGCTCACCGCCAACACCCTTGTGGATGCCTTCAACAAAGCCGCAGGGGAACGGTTGCTGGACCACGGCATGGAGTACCCTTATGTGCTCAACATCATCAAAAAATACACACCGCTTTTTGGTGCACACACTTTTGTGTTCAGCGGAACCCACCTTGCCCCAGAGTTCGCTCGGGCCATGCTCGAATTGCAGCAAGAAGGACACACCCTGATCCTCATTGGAGAAGAACGCCTCTCAGACTTGCCCATTCTGACCAACGAAGACCTGCGGGTCACCCGTTCAGAAGCATTCCAACTGGCAGAACCCCTCCTGCTTTCTGAGTCCCAGATTCAAGACGCCTACGACCAAACCCGAGGGGTCTTTGAACCGCTCTGGATCCGCCTGAACGAACTGGCCAGACGCCCCATCCCCCTGCGACCCACCGCCGATGGATTCAAACACCCACCCGGCTACGAAGTCGATCTGGACCCCAAATTGCTGGTTTCCTTGCTTCGCAAAAAAGAAAAGTACATGGAAGCTCTGGAAATCGCGGTTCCCAACTGCCCCCATCTGGTGCCCCAATTCATCGAAGAGGCGGGCTCTCGGGCTTTGCTGACTGGAGCACACGCCCACTTGCATGTGCTGCTGGAAGCTTTGCCTCGGGATATCAAAGAGGATGAAGTGGTGATGCGCTGGCGGATTGAGGCGGCATATCTGATGGACAAAAAAGCGGAGATCAAAGAGGAAGTGCTGGAGTATCTGGAGAAGCATGAAGCGCCAGATGTTAGGGCTCTGGCTGTGCTGTATATGATTTTTGATAGAAATTTATCTAAGCAAGCTAAGAGGGCTTTAGGGGAGATTGAAAGTCTGCCAACATTAAAAGCTAAAACCTTTCTTTATTCTTACGAAAAAGAAGCCGTTTTTGCTCAACCCGAAGAGCCTTATAAAGCACTGTCATTGGCAGAGGTGGAGTCTAATCATCTTGAGATTATAAGATGCGTAAAAATGATTTCTAGGTTTTCTAATATTACATTTAGATATAAAGAATATTTACATTGGAGTAATTATGGGATGGAAATAGTACAATCTATGCCAAATGTAAATGCAAATGACCATTTGGCAATAGTGAACTCCTGTTTATACTCTAAAATTATACAAAATAGAATGGACGGCGTAGATAGTCTGATAAATGAAGGAATGGCCTTGGTAGATAAAGCAAATGACGAATCAAGAAGATATTTTTATAGTACGCTTGCAGATTATAGTTTTGTTTTAAAAGATTATGAAAAATCTCTCTCATTTTGGAAAGACTTATATAATAAATCTGACAGAAATTTTAGAGCTTTTTACGCTTATGAAATTTTGAAAAACTTAATATCTATGGGAAAACTTGAAGAAGCACAAAAATTTACCGAGAATCTGACGTCTACTTCTCTGGGGTTGAAAAATGCTTTTAAAATTCACGCACATATGGCAGAATTGTATTTTCGAATTCATGTAGACGATTGCAGCTATGATCAGCTTTGTAAGCTTGATGATATGATAAATAACACCTACCACTCGAGCGCTTATCTTATGTTAATTCTTATGAAATATTGTTTCTCGAAAAAGGCTCCTGCAAAACTTATTAGCGATAAAGAAATAGAAATTGTGGAAAAGATGCCTAAGGAAGTAATTAGATTTTATTTGGGTGATAAACTGTATGAAAAATACTATTCTGTGCCTACAAAAAGAATCGATGCAAAATTCTTGGGGAAACCTCAAATAAAGATCAATGGAGAGTATGTTAAGTTGCCACTTAGACAGATTGAGATTTTGTTAATCTTGTCACTTAATAGCGATGGATTATCTGGTGATAAACTTATGGTAAAATTATATGAAGATGGTCAAGATAACTACGGTAGCTTAAAAACTTCTATTTCTAAATTAAGAAAGCTCATTAATATTTCTGCTAACCCTTATAGAATATCGGATGACTTTGAATCAGATATCACAAGACTAATTCATCTTATTAAAGTTGGAAATGTTCAAGAAGCTTTGAAGATTTATTCCGGTAAATTACTGCCAGAATCGGAAAATGATTATATATTCGAAACTCGTGAATTAATTGATAGTAGTTTGAATAATATGGTCATCAAGCATAAAAACATTGATATGATGATAAGTATGTTTGATATAAACAATGATATAATACTTCTTGAAGAAATTATAAACCGTATGGATAAAAACGATCCTAGGTATGTAATTTTGAAAGCTAAACATAGTCAAGAATTAGGGAATTTTAGCTGA
- a CDS encoding thiamine pyrophosphate-dependent dehydrogenase E1 component subunit alpha encodes MFEAFTNQPIRLIGEDGSRTQPFELDLSADELLHIHRDMIRARVFDERLIPILRQGKTSFYAQSTGMEATQIGIAWGVRRDHDWFWPYYRDQGLVLTLGMPLDRWISQLLGSNSDVCKGRQMPQHFSDPEHHIATVCSAIGSHIAPAAGTAIAQKYLGTDEITVCTFGEGATSEGDWHAGVNMASANKAPCLFICENNQYAISLNVKDQTNSKNIAMKGHAYGIPGFYVDGQDVLAVRAVVKQAAEWVRAGNGSALIECLTYRIGTHSSSDDDSRYRSKDEVESWRRQDPLVRFERFLEKEGILPAREEIEAYYGSVLAEFEEALKKAEDSGYPTWEILFDDVYSDLPDHLQQQAMYVREENV; translated from the coding sequence ATGTTTGAAGCATTCACCAACCAGCCGATCCGATTGATTGGCGAGGATGGATCTCGCACCCAGCCATTTGAGCTGGATTTAAGTGCCGATGAACTGTTGCACATCCACCGGGACATGATCCGTGCCCGGGTCTTTGATGAACGCCTCATCCCCATTCTGAGGCAAGGAAAAACCAGTTTTTATGCCCAATCCACAGGCATGGAAGCCACCCAGATTGGCATTGCTTGGGGGGTCAGAAGGGACCACGACTGGTTCTGGCCTTACTACCGGGATCAGGGCCTTGTCCTGACCCTTGGGATGCCTCTGGACCGCTGGATCTCTCAACTGCTGGGCAGCAACAGCGACGTGTGCAAAGGCCGACAAATGCCCCAGCACTTCTCTGACCCAGAGCACCACATCGCCACGGTGTGCAGCGCCATCGGAAGCCACATTGCACCCGCAGCGGGAACGGCCATCGCACAAAAATACCTCGGGACCGATGAAATCACTGTGTGCACCTTCGGAGAGGGAGCGACCAGTGAAGGCGACTGGCATGCCGGGGTGAACATGGCTTCTGCCAACAAGGCCCCTTGCCTGTTCATCTGCGAAAACAACCAGTACGCCATCAGCTTGAACGTCAAGGACCAGACCAACAGCAAAAACATCGCCATGAAAGGTCATGCTTACGGCATCCCCGGCTTTTACGTGGATGGGCAGGATGTGCTGGCTGTGCGTGCAGTGGTGAAGCAAGCTGCCGAATGGGTGCGTGCTGGAAATGGCTCTGCCCTGATTGAGTGCCTGACCTACCGCATCGGCACCCACTCCAGTTCCGACGACGACAGCCGTTACCGCAGCAAAGACGAAGTGGAAAGCTGGAGGAGGCAAGACCCTCTGGTGCGCTTCGAGCGTTTCCTTGAAAAAGAGGGGATTCTTCCAGCCAGAGAAGAAATTGAAGCGTATTATGGGAGTGTACTCGCTGAATTCGAGGAAGCCCTCAAGAAAGCCGAAGACTCCGGTTACCCCACCTGGGAGATTCTGTTCGATGATGTGTACAGCGACCTCCCCGACCACCTGCAGCAACAGGCCATGTACGTCAGGGAGGAGAATGTATGA